The following proteins come from a genomic window of Trifolium pratense cultivar HEN17-A07 linkage group LG4, ARS_RC_1.1, whole genome shotgun sequence:
- the LOC123922812 gene encoding lipid phosphate phosphatase epsilon 1, chloroplastic-like, translated as MMMLFTQSKWIVTVLFGVFIIWRHDAEALWFAGGSILNAMFSMSLKHILNQKRPSSLKSDPGMPSSHAQSIFFTVIFIILSSIKLLTINELTITSSSLALAFGSYFSYLRVSQKLHTVSQVIVGAVIGSICSILWYCLWNALMLDAFVSSLWVRIIVVLGSAGIWLCFLIHVICQWLKDKRNET; from the exons ATGATGATGTTATTTACACAGAGCAAGTGGATAGTAACTGTCCTCTTTGGTGTTTTCATTATTTGGAGGCATGATGCAGAAGCATTATGGTTTGCAGGAGGGTCCATTTTAAATGCAATGTTTTCTATGTCACTCAAACATATATTGAATCAGAAAAGACCTTCAAGTCTCAAATCTGATCCTGGAATGCCATCTTCACATGCTCAATCCATCTTCTTTactgtcatttttattatattgtCAA GTATTAAATTGCTAACAATAAATGAACTCACCATTACTAGCAGTAGTTTGGCTTTGGCATTTGGCTCTTACTTT TCATATCTAAGGGTGTCACAAAAACTTCATACAGTGagtcaagtgattgttggagcTGTTATTGGATCTATTTGCTCTATCTTATGGTATTGCCTATGGAATGCCTTAATGCTAGATGCTTTTGTATCCTCTTTGTGGGTCAGAATCATTGTGGTTTTGGGGTCTGCAGGAATTTGGTTATGTTTTCTTATACATGTGATTTGCCAGTGGCTTAAAGACAAGAGAAATGAAACTTGA
- the LOC123920210 gene encoding GTPase ERA-like, chloroplastic: protein MKNLTLLAASTSTQQFLFQIHNSFFAVGFTTRTTFLPNRTTELTPHICCRTKQCRSKAFSTKQELLAALQKQEEEEEEEEEEEEAYSDDDTSFLSLSMKPDRSLGLLDDYETEELDFDPNHRSGYVALLGMPNVGKSTLANQMVGQRLSIVTDKPQTTRHRVLCICSGSDYQMILYDTPGVLQEQRHKLDSMMMQNVRSAAVNADCVLILVDACKAPEKIDEVLEGMGDHKDKVPTLLIMNKKDLIKPGEVAKKLEWYTKFTDVDEVIPVSAKYGHGVEDVKNWILSKLPNGPAYFPKDIISEHPERFFVGEIIREKIFLQYRKEIPYVCQVNVLSYKARPNAKDFIQVQILVEKNSQKIVVIGKNGNALKMLATAARLDIEDFLQKKVFLEIQVKVKENWRQDEGFLKHSGYGGQIGVY, encoded by the exons ATGAAGAACCTCACTTTACTTGCAGCTTCAACTTCAACGCAACAATTCCTCTTTCAAATTCATAACTCTTTCTTTGCCGTTGGATTCACCACCCGAACCACCTTCCTTCCTAACCGAACCACCGAATTAACGCCGCATATTTGTTGCCGAACCAAACAATGTCGCTCCAAAGCATTTTCAACCAAACAAGAGCTTCTTGCAGCACTTCagaaacaagaagaagaagaagaagaagaagaagaagaagaagaagcttaTTCGGACGATGACACATCCTTCTTATCCCTCAGCATGAAGCCGGACCGGAGTTTGGGCTTGCTTGATGATTATGAGACAGAGGAACTCGATTTTGATCCTAACCACCGAAgtg GATATGTGGCTTTACTTGGCATGCCAAATGTTGGGAAAAGTACACTGGCAAACCAAATGGTTGGCCAGAGGTTGTCAATAGTTACAGATAAACCTCAAACGACAAGGCATCGAGTTCTTTGTATATGTTCTGGCTCCGATTATCAG ATGATACTTTATGATACTCCCGGTGTTCTACAAGAGCAAAGGCACAAGTTGGACTCGATGATGATGCAAAATGTTCGCAGTGCTGCAGTTAACGCTGACTGTGTATTGATTCTCGTAGATGCATGTAAAGCGCCTGAAAAA ATTGATGAAGTGTTAGAAGGCATGGGAGACCACAAAGATAAAGTCCCCACCCTATTGATTATGAACAAGAAGGATCTTATCAAACCTGGTGAAGTTGCAAAGAAACTCGAG TGGTATACAAAATTTACTGATGTTGACGAGGTTATACCAGTTAGTGCCAAGTATGGTCATGGGGTTGAAGATGTCAAGAACTGGATACTATCGAAGCTTCCTAATGGACCAGCTTATTTTCCAAAG GACATTATCAGTGAGCATCCAGAAAGATTTTTTGTAGGTGAAATTATTAGAGAAAAGATTTTTTTGCAGTATCGAAAGGAAATCCCCTATGTGTGTCAG GTGAATGTTTTAAGCTATAAGGCTCGACCAAATGCAAAAGATTTTATACAGGTGCAGATTTTGGTTGAGAAAAACTCGCAGAAAATCGTCGTTATTGGAAAA AACGGAAATGCTTTGAAAATGCTTGCAACAGCTGCACGCCTTGATATTGAAGATTTTCTACAGAAGAAAGTTTTTCTCGAG ATTCAAGTAAAGGTTAAAGAAAATTGGCGACAAGACGAAGGGTTTCTTAAGCACAGTGGTTATGGAGGTCAAATAGGTGTTTATTGA